In one window of Kitasatospora sp. MMS16-BH015 DNA:
- a CDS encoding protein kinase yields MGEHSLGNGRYVLRHLLGEGGMASVHLAHDTVLDRQVAVKTLHTELGREQSFRERFRREAQAVARLQHPNVVAVFDSGEDVGPDGVTVPYIVMEYVEGKALRDLLNEAVRARGAMPAEEALRITAEVLAALDASHDHGLVHRDIKPGNVMVTAKGVVKVMDFGIARALQSGVTSMTQTGMVVGTPQYLSPEQALGKSVDARSDLYSVGCLLHELVTGQPPFDGDSPFSIAYKHVQEEPPAPSTLNPAVRPGVDALVARALRKDPGHRFPTAEAMRQEVERVAAGDHGSPLAAGQPLVIGEGPRSVHAAPSLTDFPQVPGDARALSGQPLPLYQPPTPAPYGPQTPPPYPQVQQYPTPHPFPQQQQPYAPPQYAPQPGYPTPHPFPQQVPQQVPQQVPQQVPPHVPQPLPPQQKQRNSGCATALIVIGVLVALIVLAVVIVGMAASKTQKQRTHSTYGAAPVASGAAVPR; encoded by the coding sequence ATGGGCGAGCACTCCCTGGGCAACGGCCGGTACGTTCTGCGCCACCTGCTCGGCGAGGGCGGGATGGCCTCCGTGCACCTGGCGCACGACACCGTGCTGGACCGGCAGGTGGCGGTGAAGACGCTGCACACGGAGCTCGGGCGGGAGCAGTCGTTCCGCGAGCGGTTCCGCCGCGAGGCGCAGGCCGTGGCGCGGCTGCAGCACCCGAACGTGGTGGCGGTCTTCGACAGTGGCGAGGACGTCGGGCCGGACGGCGTGACGGTGCCGTACATCGTGATGGAGTACGTGGAGGGCAAGGCCCTGCGCGACCTGCTCAACGAGGCGGTGCGCGCCAGGGGCGCGATGCCGGCCGAGGAGGCGCTGCGGATCACCGCCGAGGTGCTGGCCGCGCTGGACGCCTCGCACGACCACGGGCTGGTGCACCGGGACATCAAGCCGGGCAACGTCATGGTGACGGCCAAGGGCGTGGTGAAGGTGATGGACTTCGGCATCGCCCGCGCCCTGCAGTCCGGGGTGACCTCGATGACGCAGACCGGCATGGTCGTCGGCACCCCGCAGTACCTCTCGCCGGAGCAGGCGCTCGGCAAGAGCGTGGACGCCCGCTCCGACCTGTACTCCGTCGGCTGCCTGCTGCACGAACTGGTGACCGGGCAGCCGCCCTTCGACGGCGATTCGCCGTTCTCGATCGCGTACAAGCACGTGCAGGAGGAGCCGCCCGCGCCCTCCACGCTCAACCCGGCGGTGCGCCCCGGGGTGGACGCCCTGGTGGCGCGGGCGCTGCGGAAGGACCCGGGCCACCGGTTCCCGACCGCCGAGGCGATGCGGCAGGAGGTCGAGCGGGTGGCGGCGGGCGACCACGGCAGCCCGCTGGCGGCCGGGCAGCCGCTGGTGATCGGGGAGGGGCCGCGCTCGGTGCACGCCGCGCCCTCGCTGACCGACTTCCCGCAGGTGCCGGGCGACGCCCGCGCGCTCTCCGGCCAGCCGCTGCCGCTCTACCAGCCGCCGACCCCGGCGCCGTACGGGCCGCAGACCCCGCCTCCCTACCCGCAGGTGCAGCAGTACCCGACCCCGCACCCCTTCCCGCAGCAGCAGCAGCCGTACGCGCCGCCGCAGTACGCCCCGCAGCCGGGCTACCCGACCCCGCACCCCTTTCCCCAGCAGGTCCCCCAGCAGGTCCCCCAGCAGGTCCCCCAGCAGGTCCCCCCGCACGTGCCGCAGCCCCTGCCGCCGCAGCAGAAGCAGCGCAACAGCGGGTGCGCCACCGCGCTGATCGTGATCGGGGTGCTGGTGGCGCTGATCGTGCTGGCCGTGGTGATCGTCGGGATGGCCGCCTCGAAGACCCAGAAGCAGCGCACGCATAGCACGTACGGCGCCGCTCCGGTGGCGTCCGGAGCTGCGGTTCCACGCTGA